Genomic DNA from Polyodon spathula isolate WHYD16114869_AA chromosome 8, ASM1765450v1, whole genome shotgun sequence:
TCATTTGTGGTATACAGTTTTTATTCCCCTTCGGAGTATGTCCTTACATAAACATCCTCCTGTGGggaataaaaaccatataccaCCAACGATCATTCCTTatcctccatatatatatatatattttaaatatatcaggGTGTAGAACCCCATTTGTATACACACTGAATGGAATATGTGTCTTAAGACTATAGTGCAATTtttttgtggggggaaaaaaaaacatctgaaattTTACATTAAGATGTACTGGCCTATTTTATTCTGTGTGTTTCCTTGTCAGGAACACCAATGTAATTCTTTAAGAGGCATAGTTGGCAGTATATACAGATATTTTCACCATGACTGCAAGTCTCCAGAACATGGGACACACTGTTGAGCAGTAAACATGTGTTACATGTTGATGTAAGATACAAGCTGCTTTCCACCTCACTCAAGAACAGTGTGGATGGATATCAGCTTGCATCATACAGCACCCTAGAAGACAATCAGACTTAATTTCGAACCACTGTAGTTGTGGTTTCCAAACCTGTATATAAAGCATGCATATACCATGACTGCTGCTCACCTGGAACGCAATAGCTTGGCTGAGACTCTCAAGAGCAGGGTCTTCTCCTTCCTCTTCACTTTCTTCATCCTcactaaaaatgtaataattacaaacagGATTGAAAACACACCTTGACAAACAATATCTGCAATTAGACACAACCAAATTACAGTACTATAGCTACACTCACACTTCTTCTGTCTCTTCtactttcttcttctttttcttttctttcttcttggGTGGTTCTCTTTCACCAAGCATGTTTTTAGGGCATGCATAGCTTAAGTGACCAGATTCCTAAAAATCAGAAAGAGTGTTTagcctaaaaataaaaattaacaaacctaaaatgttaaaaaagccCTCTCTGAACAATCCAATATAGGCAAAAAAAGACTTGAAATACACTGCTCAAAAAGATGTAATGAGCAACTTACAttttcacacttacattttccaaaacacagctaacaaaaataattaaagtatTTCAAGGGAACACTTACTGCATAATATCAGTGGCAGGCATCTGAACACAAGACCCATGGTAATCAAAAGGGGAGAGGAGGTTTTGTGATAATCCCGACTAAAGTGCGGTTTCGGTCCATTTACGACTGGTCTCACAGACCACATTCGGCACTAATATTGGATTTACCTAGTAATCCAAGACTCTTGCTAATTGGGTTCTGTGGTTCCAGCCATTAAATGGACATGATCACAACGTATATTCAAAAATTACTCCATATTCCTACAATCCTGTGCAACAACATGCATGAATCCTATATTTAACTTGTTAATATATAACTCTTAAAATAGAGTTATAGAATGATGTTGAAACTTACTCCACATTCATAACACTTGGACTTGTCAGTATAATTGCGCCTTCTAATAAATTCAGCTGCTCTGCCGTTGTCAACCGCAATACTTGCTCTTACTGTTCTGCCAAACaactgaataaaaaagaaaatggggtTTAGTGAATTATTCTAGGTAAACTGAGGTTGTGgtataggtatttatttattttgaaatgcttttaaatataacTCACCTGTTTGTTGTTAAGAGCTCTTGCACAATTGTGGGCTGATTCCCTGTCCAGGAAAAGAACAAAGGCCACTCCCTTACTTCTTCTGGTGTCTTTATCCTTCACAATAGTAACCCTGTAAATCACAAAATAACAGAATgtacaaatacaatgtaaaataccGTTTGAATTTGTATGAGAAGTCATGTAGTATGCACACAGTGTAGGTGTGATTTTAATGAGGTACAGCTTCAGTATACACAGTTCCTTTTTAAAGGCATACCTTTAACTCTCatggcctgggttcaaatccagcccCAAGTAAAATCAGTCTGGTAATCTTGTCCTGGCTCATGACCATTACACACTGGTGCACatcacacacacatcacaaaaccaccacacaattaaGCACATTCTGAAGTGTTGAGAAAGGTCCAGAGgttgcatttgcatttgcatcAAGCACTGAATTAACAATAAAtccaaaaatcacacaccatacGAATTAAGCCAGTTCTAGATACAACATAAAAACAGATGATTttttataaagcatgtttttacTTACTTAACAACTTTTCCATACTTGATAAAAATCTGACAAAGAAAAGAAACCAATGATAAGAAGATATGGACACTATATTTCAAGTTCTAATGCTGACAGATTTTGCAAAAATTAATTGGCATACACATATTGAGTCTTAAGTGTTCGGAGGACCCCAATACATCCATGCTAACTAGCATCCCAGTTaccataaatacacaaaaaacctGTATTACTCCAAATACATGTAATACTATCCACATGATTCATTTAGCTTGACTAAAATAGGCATTGTGTATTTGTAAAACATATAATTTATAGTATTTAAGAATATGTTCCTTTACAAATCATATtacatatgtatttgtaaaatgtcTTATTATTCATTTGAGTTTGAGATGTTCCTCACCTCTTTACTGGTTAACAAAATACTGAAATGGTTACCTTGTGCAAATCATTATTAGTTAGTGAAAATGGTAGGTTGGAGACGTAAACTGTACTTTTACTTGGTGCCAAACCACCACTCATCTTGCTTCCTCTGTCAATATTTTCACATACTGCAacgctgcaaaataaaacacaatgttttcattaataaatgAGAAATGGGACACAATGTAGACATGTCCGAAATCACACACACTACAGGAGCAAATGATGACTTATGTAGAAACCAATACAGCAGCTGATGATTTGTACGGTATACTAACGTTTCAGTGTTTGATGTTTGGAGAGCTTgctaatctttttgtttttctttgctaaCTGGTAATGACTTTACAGATTCTTCAAATCACCTGTGAACAACAATAATGAAGTCTACTTGCTTAGCTGTATCTTGCCACTGGGACCTCAGTCAATGAGATACATTATTCTAGTAAATTATATGATCCCTCttcactttgaaaataaaattaataaaataatataaatcttGAGTGAAAATGCATTTCAACGTGTTACCGATATTAGAAGAGGGCAGTGTCAGATTGCAAAAGAGGAATGAAAGCTATTTACAGCCATGTATTCACAATATTTAAACACTTTCGCAGTTATTCCAAACCCAAATATTCCAAACAAATTACCTGAGGGGTCATCAAAGCACAATCCCCAACCCGTTACCATAAACAGACAAATTATGCACTTCCCGTAAAATCTGCAGTACTTAGTTTGTCTAAACTGTCGCTTTAAGATGACGTTTACAGAGCTCCCTGAGTGCCATTGTCGTTAGCCAATAAAAGATCTAATGATGTTACACCCAATCAGCTAAGCAGATACGGACTGGCTGATTCGCCTTGTGGTGttacagtttcctgtgtgtaggGGACCCGCGGTAGGACCAAAGCAAGTAATCAACGTGATAAATGTGGTCGTCGGTGGTGTGTTTTTAATCAGAGGACGGGGAATACTAATTCTCTAGTTCTTTCAAAGAAGCCACAACAGTACGAAGAAGAAgtggtatgtttttgttttgttttactgcagcAACAGAATGAGAGTTGTTTAGTTAGTTTTCAGAGCTGTGTGCTTGTCCCTAAACTGTCTAATTGAATGTAAACGCCGCTGTTAATATGGAATTTAACGATGAGGAAAACTAAGTGAGAATGTAGCAAACTTTCACCCAGTCATAAGTTTGTGTAAAATTGATTGTGGTACGTTTTTTTGGTATGTATGTTGCCAGAACTGCATCGATGTGGCTCCTTAAACATAGCTTGAAACGCTGAACAGGATTCCTTCACATGGCCGGTGTCCATTGACACTTCTCATGTAATTgtgatggattttattttttattttaaattattgtttttgcagGCTTGTGATcagtgttttctcttttttttattttccattttaattacATTCACATAAAGGATGGCACATCAATATATAATGATACTGTTAAGATCATATTTAAGGCATTTCCTTTGTCACTGATTTTCCCAGTTTAGAATGTGTGTTCTTGTGTGCCCGAGTCAGATTATTATAGTACTTGTATCAAGTCTGCGTACTGGTGACTGCTCTATTATGACAGGAAATCTGAATAAACTAACACATGtaaattactgtgtgtgttttgcttgtGGCCAGTGTGGTATCCTCATGAACCACAATGGATTAAAATGGTTCAGTTTAAAGAGTGCTGGGAAACTATTGCAAATTATTGTGGAAGAGGCCATTTGCAAATTAATCCCTTGCATTCTCCTCGTGCCCATCCGACCCGTGAGTGCTCGGTACGGGTACGGgtggtggttctccactggctttttGTCGAGCCGAGCGAGAACCAACCCGTGAAGCTTTTTCCTCAAAAGACATCTGAATCCAGCTGCGAGCCGAGCCAAGTTAATCGGTTAGTAAGCTCCAgaaagtaaaacaacaaaaattgtGGGCAGCGTGTGCGATGAGTGAGGAAAGTACAGctcttgggacgctgaggaagtgtaGGCTGTAGTTTCTCATTGGGCAGATGGACGTGTTCTGGAAGATCTGGAGTCCTGCTTCAGAAATGTGAGTGTTTATGCTAAATTTCTAACGATTTGAAGAAAATGGATATAAACCGTGGGTACGGTACCCTCGATGCattcacacactcaaacacaaaattctaccaaatttctcatccttgaccttgtattatattaataaataaaacaattatgaatttatttccaaaatagtcaaacattttttttaagcactcaAACAAACAACTAGAAAACACAACTGTGCTTAAATGGGATgactttggcaaatcatatttttaaaaccttttccccttcaacagaactgaAATATAGTAAGTCGATATAATAAGTAACATTTGAttgtaaagacattccaaaatacACTATAGCGATACAAGGTGCGGCTGTAGGAGGACCCCAATAAATCCATGTTAACCAGCATCCAGTTGGTCTATTCACTTTTGAACAccatttatttgtgcattttttggcaaactgagttaataataataattaataaaaaaactgtctttcattgcgtgtgacgtcagtagcacggctTGGCTCAGCTCTttagtggaaaaacaacccagacCACTTTTCCATACAGTGGAAAGTTTTGAGAAACACAAACTCGGTTTTACCGGGCCTAGTGGAGAAAGAGCAAAACATTTTTCTAGACCAGGAATCCGAGCCTAAACAGAATACAGCACATACAGGCATTGCATTTATGCAAAGACAAATTAACCATGCtttttatttccttgtgtttttgtatttctaacaGTAGTAGAACAGACATTTATCATAATCCAGATAGAGTAGCCTAATTTATGTTCTCTTTTGTCTGACAGGCCTATTCTTGGTATCCACTTGTGTTTTTGTCACATTACTTGGAAAGCAAACTTGTTGCTAGGTGCAATATATTATCACATTTAAACACTATTGCCAAATGTTGCTTTCAgacaacactgtgtgtgtgtgttttttttttttttttgtattttactgtacgaTGCCCCATAAgtaataaaatcaatgttttcaTCTGTTATGCTATTCCATGATTTTCAAGGTTAAGTTTGGCCAATTGAGAGATCAGTTTTAAATACAGCTATACATTGTTTATGTAGGTTTCTCAgttttacagcttttttcagaatATTAGTAAGCTGTATTTgttctcatttttgttttcttttacagctGACATTTCATGGAAAGGAGTTTTATTGAAGACTGGTGTTTTTAGATATATTAAAAGTAAGTAGAATTTATGTACTGCTACTTACGATTTTCGTTTAACTTCTACAATTCATGTATTGCCTCATTTGCCTGCAGTTTGCCACTGAAGTGGTAGGGTGCATGCATCAATATTGTTGACAGTTTTTGAGATATTTTGAAACCCACCCACATGTTGAATCACTTGCACATGGCACGCACAGGAATACCTTACCTGACATACTGTGGCAGTATTGTATCTATTACAGCACTTTCTGTTACAATTATTTACAAACTGAGTACAATACCAATGTAAGGCATGGCTTAATGAACTGCAATACAATCATTTTACAGTGTAACATCTAGTGCCTGTAGCACTAAAATTGTGCAATACCGGTATTTGTGTCCTTgaaaatgctgtactgtaaagCACTGGTAATATCACAATATACAGTGAAATAGGAGAACGAGTGAAATGTCAGGCACAATAAGATGTGCAGTTGTCTCCAGAAAGACTGAGCTATAATAAACGGTACATGAATGGTACACtatattcaaatgaaaaacagactatCATTGGACagcgttttattattatatggtaCTCTACATCAATTTGTGTATAATATCTTtaagtataaaatatatttggagCTTACTGTATAAGTCATATGGAGTAGCTGTGGGGACAATTTACTAAATGCCCAAGTGCTACAACACTAGAATTACAATgcagagaaagtttgtgaaccccttaagatttttacatatttcaaacctaaaatgttattcgatcttaatctaagtcctaataatagataaagataacgtgattaaacaaatgacacaaacatttacttatccacaaatgattcaacattcaatatccatgtgtgaaaaaatatgtaaacctTTAGATTctgtaactggtggcacccccttgagcagcaatgatttCAATTAAGCGTTtcttgtaactgttggtcagtctttcacatcggttttgaggaattttggcccattcctccatgcagaactgcttcaacatggtgacatttgagggcttccttgcatggacagctcgcttcaggtcctgccacaaaatTTTAATGGGCTAGGCCATtataaaacgcagaatttcttcttctgctgacatttttttgtagatctgcttgtatgtttaggatcattgtcttgctgcatgacccactttcggatgagattcagctcacggacggatggcctgacattcttctctagaatcttctgatacaatgcagaattcatagtTGTGTCAaggatggcaagccatccaggtcctgaggcagcaaagcaccccaaaccatcacactcccaccaccatgcttgacagttaggATGAAGTTCTTCTGGTTGAATGccgtgtttggttttcgccaaacatttctcattgaggcaaaaaagttctacctttgactcgtctgtccaaaaaacattgttccagaagtcttgtggatcatctatgtgctctttggcttacttcagacgggcagcagtgttctttttagagagcagtggcttcctcctggctatccctccatgaacaccattcttgttcagtctttttctgatagtttaGTTATGAACACTcgcattagccaaggcgagagtggcctgcagatccttggatgttactctggggttctttgtgacttccttgataattttcctgttcttgaagagattttggtaggacgactgctcctgggtagagtgactgtggtcttgaacatTCTCCCTTTGTAgattatctgtctgacagtggattgttggagccccaaatccttagaaatggttttgtaaccctttctagactgatgagcatcagtaactttttttctgaggttctcagatttcttttgattgtagcatgatgtgtttccacacacctgtatagtgaagaccaaacaaagtttctgatctttttatatagggtggggcctcccaaactcacccctgatgATCTACACacgtaattatttaaacacctgattctaattatccccttaattaagctgataaaaccagaggttcacttactttttcacataccctgaatcttaataactcattgtttgtctaaatcatacatcattttgtttcaaaatacatggaattggttaatataaaccctgttggatatttaagaaaagactttgTTTGATtgaagaaggctatcatggtaaaactatggaatttccataattatcattggggttcacgaactttctcggcactgtacgtAAACTTTTTAGATGAAACGCATAAACATTCCATAAACGGGCATCTTTTTAGAGGATTTTTAGTTCCCTTCCTGGTGCTACGTCTTAATAACAGGCTCTTTGAAACAGATAGTGAAACAGCCATCGCATTTTATTATGTGTTCTagacaagaaacaaaacattctgtAAAATAGG
This window encodes:
- the zcrb1 gene encoding zinc finger CCHC-type and RNA-binding motif-containing protein 1, coding for MSGGLAPSKSTVYVSNLPFSLTNNDLHKIFIKYGKVVKVTIVKDKDTRRSKGVAFVLFLDRESAHNCARALNNKQLFGRTVRASIAVDNGRAAEFIRRRNYTDKSKCYECGESGHLSYACPKNMLGEREPPKKKEKKKKKKVEETEEVEDEESEEEGEDPALESLSQAIAFQQARIEEDEQRRKQREDANGASTSEDSRRPRIKKSAYFSDEEELSD